The Kosakonia sp. SMBL-WEM22 sequence ATGGTTCGCTGGACGATGCCGAAACCTTCACCCTGCCGATGTTTGACCTGGCGATCCCGACCTCGCTGCCAGGCGTTGAGAGCCGTATTCTCGATCCACGCGGAACTTACGCATCGCCGGAACAGTGGCAAGAGAAAGCCACGCAGCTGGCAAAACTCTTTATCGAGAACTTCGAGAAATATACCGATACGCCCGCGGGCGCTGCGCTGGTCAGCGCCGGGCCGAAACTGTAATCCGGTTACGCAAGAGAGACAAAACCCGCCGAACGGCGGGTTTTTTTATGATTTTTAATCGATTAGCGCAGCACCCACCACTCGCGTGAGCAGGCAGCTTTGCCTTCCGGACACGCTTTGCAACTGCCGCTCAGGCAACCACTCGCCTCCTCTTTTACACGCACTGCGCGCCCCATCGCCTCCAACCGCGCCAGCATGGCGTCGATCAGCGCTTTAGGCGTGTGCAGGGCGAGGCTGAGCTGGCTTGCCTCCATCCGCCCCTGCAACGCCAGCAGATCGCGTACTTCAATAAGCGATGCCATCACTTCGCTCCTTAATGACAATCGCTTGCCGGGCTGTCGCAGCAGCTGGCCACCGTTCTGCGCGTCGCCAGCAGATTGACGTTCACGCGGCTGCGCGCACGGCGCAACACACCAATTACCAGCACGTTAAACACCAGCACCGCCAGAATGCAGGTCAGGCTGTAGAGCGGATGCTGATGGAAGGTGACGGTTTGATAAAAGAGCGTGGAGAGCGAGTAGGCGATATTCAGCCCCCAGAGCACCGAGAAGCCCATCCAGCCGCGGCTCGCTTCGCGGGCAATCGCGCCCATTGCCGTGATGCACGGCACATAGAGCAGGACAAAAATCAGGTAGCTGTAGGCCGCAGCCGCACTGCCGAATTTCTGGCTCATCACTCCCATGGTGCCGGTCGCCATCTCGCCGTCCCCCTTGCTGGCTTCAATCGGGTTAGCGAGCACGCTCAGGCTGAAAGTCTCTTTGATGGAGTTGCCGGTCTCTTCCAGCGCGGCGATCAGCTCATCACTCAGGCTGAACGTCGCCGGATCAAATACCTCCTGCGCAATATTTTCCGCGGTGTAAAGCGTATTGAGCGTGCCGACAACCACCTCTTTTGCCATCGCACCAGTGACCAGCCCAACCGTCGCCTGCCAGTGATCGCCCTGCACGCCAATCGGCTCTAGCAGCGGGGTAAAGAGGCGGCTGATGGAGGCCAGCGCCGAGTCGTCGATGTTATGCACCGTGCGCCCATTTAGCGAGAAGCTGTTCATCGCGCTGAGGAAAATGCTGACGATGATAATCACTTTCCCGGCACGAATCACAAAGCCCTTCAGCCGCTGCCAGGTTTGCAGCAACAGGCTTTTCAGATGCGGAACATGGTAGACCGGCAGCTCCATCACAAACGGCGACGCTTCACCGCGCAGCAGCGTGTACTTCAGCATCAGCCCGGTGAGGATCGCCATCACCACGCCCAGCAGATAGAGCGAGAAGACCGCCACCGCCCCCTGCTGACCGAAGAAGGCAGCGGCAAAGACGGCAAAGATTGCCAGCCGCGCGCCACAGGACATAAACGGCGCCATCATGATGGTAATCAGCCGCTCGCGCGGCGCATCGAGCGTACGTGCGCCCATCACCGATGGCACATTGCAGCCGAAACCGACAATCAGCGGCACAAAGGATTTGCCTGGCAGACCGAGCGACTGCATCAGGCGGTCCATCACAAACGCGGCACGCGCCATATAACCGGAGTCCTCAAGAAAGGACATAAACAGGTACATCATCCCCAGTTGTGGCACCAGCGGCAGCACGGTGTTGACGCCACCGCCCAGCCCCTGCGCGAGAAAGACTGTCAGCCACTCCGGGAAGTGCAGCGTATAGCCGAGCCACTGAATGCCGTGGATAAAGATCGCCACGGACCCGGCATCAAAAATGGGTGAGAACGCCCCGCCAATATTGATGGCGAAGAGGAACATCAGGTACATGACAAACAGGAAGATCGGCAAGCCGAGAAAGCGGTTGAGAATGATGCGGTCAACAGCGGCGGTGAAACGGCTTGGCTCGGCGGTCAGCGTATTGCTGACGGTATCGCAAATCGCGGCGATGGCCTGGTAACGCGCATCGGCGATATGTAGCGCCGGATCGTCCATCTCCGCCTGCAAACGCGAAAGCGCGGCATTAAGCTGGCTGTCGGAAATATCGGCATTGGCGCGGCTATAGATATCCCCTTCCAGCATCTGCAACCCCATCCAGCGGCGCTGCTGCCAGGGAAGCGCGTCGCCCATCAGTCCGGCTAACGTATCCGCCTCGCGTGCCAGCGGCAGCGCGTAGTGCACCAGCTCGACATTGTCATTGGCACGGTGGCGATCGATGGCGAGTTTCAGCGCCTCGATCCCGCGTCCACGCGTGGAGACCAGCGGGATCACCGGGCAGCCAAGGCGGCTGGCCAGCGCATCGATATCAATGCGCAGTTTCTGCTTTTCGGCGATATCGAGCATGTTGAGGGCGATAATGCACGGCACGCCAAGCTCCAGCAGCTGTAACGTCAGGTAGAGGTTGCGCTCAAGGTTAGAGGCATCCACCACGTTTATCAGCAGATCGGCATCGCCATTCAGAATGTAGTGGCAGGCAATCTGCTCATCGAGAGAGGTCTGCGCGGAGATGGTGGTTAGCGAGTAAGTGCCGGGCAGATCAACCAGCGTGACCTGGTGGTCGGTAGTGGTAAAGAGCCCCTCTTTGCGTTCAACGGTGACCCCGGCCCAGTTCCCGACCCGTTGGCGCGCACCGGTTAACTGATTGAATAACGTTGTCTTGCCTGAATTGGGGTTGCCAATTAAGCCAATGGTCATTTTTTTCATTTTATTTCGCACCCCGCGAAAACGTTGCGATTAACGTGAAACCACTTCTAATTTGAGAAAGGCGAGATCTTTTTTTCTTAACACTAAATTAACGCGGCGCGTTTCGATATGCACCGGATCGCCCAACGGGGCAACGCGAACAACATTAAAAGAGGAGCCGGGCAACATGCCGAGGGATAAAAGTTTTTGCCGCCATGCCGGGCTTATTTCTGGCGAGAAACCGAGAATTTTCCACGCGCTATCAGGAGAGAATTGCATAGAACCTACTTATCTTTTCTGCGAATCAATATCACTCATGCGTCTGTGAGAGGCAGAGTTGGCCATCAAAGAGAGGAGGAGTGAATCATTGGGTGCGATGATAATGAGAATGGTTTCTATCAGCAATCCAAAGCGTGCGCTTCCGGCGGGGATAATTAAAAAGTTACGCTATTTTTGATGTAGCGCAATATTTGATACTTAAGAAGTTTCAGGAACAAATAGCGACCGCATCATCAGAATAATAAGAGGTGGTTTATATTTATTAGCATGCTTGAATAGCACATCGAAATATAATAAAAGACATCAATATTAGCTGAACCACTAATTTTGCACGGAATAGCTTCAATTTACTGGCTATTTTATTCAGCCAAAAATAAAACCCTAAGCGCAACGGGAAAATAACGGGCGGGAGAAAAAAGCCCTCTTCAGGAGAAGAGGGCTTTTCCATTAGCGTTTCTTACCCATCGCTGCTGCCAGCGCATCCATCATTGCGCTGTTGCCGGCAGGTTGCGTGTCGCGGCCGCGCGCCGCTTTTGCCGGACGGGCAGCGTTGCGGTTGCCGTTATCACGCTCACTGCCGTTACCACCGCGTCGCGGCGCGCTTTCGCCCGGCTGCTCATTAAGACGCATCGTCAGGGCGATACGTTTGCGCGGTAGATCCACTTCCAGCACTTTTACCTTCACGATGTCGCCCGCTTTCACTACCGTATGCGGATCTTCGACGAACTTATCCGCCAGCGAAGAGATATGCACCAGACCATCCTGATGGACGCCGATGTCTACAAACGCGCCGAAGTTGGTGACGTTTGTCACCGCACCTTCCAGCACCATGCCCGGCTGAAGATCGTTGAGGGTTTCAACGCCTTCAGCAAAGGTCGCGGTTTTGAACTCCGGACGCGGATCGCGGCCCGGTTTTTCCAGCTCTTTGATGATGTCGGTCACCGTCGGCACGCCGAACTGCTCATCAGTAAACTCTGACGCCTTCAGCTTGCGCAGCTCGGTGCTGTTGCCCATCAGATCGCGCAGAGACTGCTCCGTCGCCGCCAGAATGCGCTCCACCACCGGGTAGGTTTCCGGGTGAACGGTAGAGGCATCAAGCGGGTTATCGCCGTGGTTGATACGCAAAAAGCCCGCGCACTGCTCAAAGGCTTTCGGCCCGAGGCGGCTCACTTTTAACAGCTGCTGGCGGTTCTGGAACTGACCGTTTTCATCGCGCCAGGCGACAATGTTCTGCGCCATCATGCGGGTTAACCCGGCCACGCGCGTCAGCAGCGGCACTGAGGCGGTATTGAGGTCAACGCCGACGGCGTTCACGCAATCTTCCACCACCGCATCAAGTTTTCGCGCCAGCTGGCTCTGGCTGACGTCATGCTGATACTGGCCGACGCCGATAGATTTCGGGTCGATCTTCACCAGCTCAGCCAGCGGGTCCTGTAAACGACGGGCAATGGACACCGCGCCGCGCAGGGAGACGTCAAGATCCGGGAACTCCAGCGCCGCCAGCTCAGAGGCGGAATAGACCGACGCCCCCGCTTCGCTGACAATCACCTTTTGCGCCGTCACTTTCGGGAACTGCTTCTGCACATCGAGGAAGAAGCGTTCGGTTTCGCGCGAGGCGGTACCGTTCCCAATCGCCACCAGCTCAACGTTATGCTTCTCGCACAGCGCCGCCACGGCTACCGCCGCTTTTGCCGCCTGCCCGGTGTGTGGGTAGATGGTATCGGTGGCGACAAGTTTGCCGGTGGCATCGACTACCGCCACTTTCACGCCGGTACGTAAACCAGGATCGAGACCCATGGTAGCGCGCAGACCGGCCGGTGCCGCCATCAGCAGATCGTGCAGGTTGCGGGCGAAGACGTTGATCGCCTCATCTTCTGCACGCTCGCGCACCGTGCCCATCAGCTCGGTTTCCAGATGCATCAGCACTTTGATGCGCCAGGTCCAGCTCACCACGCCTTTACGCCAGCTGTCTGCCGGGGCGTTATTCAGGCGCAGACCGAGGTGGTCGATAATAATCTGTTCACCGTGGCTCTCTTTTGGTGGCTCATCGAACTGCGGGTCGGCGTTCAGCGAAAGTTGCAGAATGCCTTCGTTACGCCCACGGAACATTGCCAGCGCACGGTGTGACGGAACAGTGGAGAGGGGTTCATGATGAGCGAAGTAGTCGCGGAACTTGGCGCCCTCCTCCTCTTTCCCGGCCACAACCGTTGAGACGAGATGGGCGTTTTTCCACAAGTAGTTACGCACTTTCGCCAGCAGCGCGGCATCTTCCGCGAAGCGCTCCATCAGGATGTAACGCGCGCCGTCGAGAGCCGCTTTGCTATCGGCAACGCCTTTGTCGGCGTCCACAAAGGTGGCAGCCAGCGCTTCGGGATCCTGCGACGGATCGTTCCATAGCGAATCGGCCAGCGGTTCGAGGCCCGCTTCAATGGCGATCTGGCCGCGCGTACGGCGTTTCGGTTTATAGGGAAGGTAGAGATCTTCGAGTTCAGTTTTGCTCAGGGTGCCGTTGATCGCCTGCGCCAGTTCATCGCTCAATTTGCCCTGCTCGCCAATCGATTTCAGGATCGCCTGGCGACGCTCTTCCAGCTCGCGCAGGTAGCCGAGGCGGGTTTCCAGCTGACGCAGCTGTGTGTCGTCCAGACCGCCAGTCACCTCTTTTCGGTAACGCGCAATAAACGGGACCGTGTTGCCTTCATCAAGCAGGCGAACGGCGGATTCCACCTGCTCGTTTCGTGCCTTAAGTTCACCCGCAATAATGCGGCAGAGCGAATCATTCATCATGTCTTTCATCATCTTCTGAACAAAAAATCAGGGGACAGTTATACGGACTGACACAGCAAAATGCCAGCCGTCAGCGGGCGCTCTCAGACTCATCCGGGCACTTATTTTACGTAGACAATCTCGTTGACGTACCAGGTCGCTTCGCCGCCCGGCGTCTGCACCACCGCCACATCGCCGACCTCTTTTTTCAGCAGCGCACGAGCCATCGGTGAATCGATGGAGATGTAATCTTTGCGGCCGAAAATTTCGTCGTAGCCGACAATGCGAAAACGCAGGGTGTCGCCATCGTCGTTTTCAATCTCTACCCAGGCACCAAAAAAGACCTTTCCCTCCTGCTGCGGCGAATAGTCGACGATTTTTAAATTTTCGAGGCATTTAGTCAGGTAGCGCACGCGACGATCGATTTCGCGCAGGCGCTTTTTGTTGTATTGATAATCAGCGTTTTCACTGCGATCGCCAAGGCTTGCCGCCCAGGTGACCTTTTTTGTCACTTCCGGGCGCTCCTGACGCCAGAGAAAATCGAGTTCCTGCTTCAGTTTGTCGTAACCTTCACGGGTAATCAGGGGCGTTTTCATTGATGGGCCTTATTAATGTCTTCGCTGCACTTTACAAACGGAACGCGGTAACGTGCGGATTAATCATGCTTTATGTGATGCATTATGCATATAAGCTGCTGTTAAATATGCTTTGTAACAATTTCGACTAGAATGTATACCAGATTTCGCTGGTCGTTAACGCGCACTTTTTTAGAATACGGAAACATTATTGTCGGAACCTTTGGGAGTAAAAACAATGCAAGAGAATTATAAGATTCTGGTCGTGGATGACGATATGCGTCTGCGCGCATTGCTCGAGCGTTACCTTACTGAGCAGGGCTTCCAGGTTCGTAGCGTGGCTAACGCGGAACAAATGGATCGTTTGTTAACCCGCGAATCCTTTCATCTGATGGTGCTGGACCTGATGCTGCCGGGCGAAGATGGTCTCTCTATCTGCCGCCGCTTACGCAGCCAGAGCAACCCAATGCCAATTATCATGGTGACGGCAAAAGGCGAAGAGGTTGACCGTATCGTCGGGCTGGAGATTGGTGCCGACGACTATATTCCCAAACCCTTCAACCCGCGTGAGCTGCTGGCGCGTATCCGCGCCGTGCTGCGGCGCCAGGCCAATGAGCTGCCGGGCGCACCCTCCCAGGAAGAGGCAGTTATTGCCTTTGGTAAGTTCAAACTGAATCTCGGCACCCGCGAAATGTTCCGCGAAGATGAGCCGATGCCGTTAACCAGCGGTGAGTTCGCGGTGCTGAAAGCGCTGGTCAGCCACCCACGCGAGCCGCTGTCGCGCGATAAGCTGATGAACCTGGCGCGCGGTCGCGAATACTCGGCAATGGAGCGCTCCATTGACGTACAGATCTCCCGCCTGCGCCGCATGGTGGAAGAGGATCCGGCGCATCCGCGTTATATTCAGACCGTCTGGGGCCTGGGCTACGTATTTGTACCGGACGGCGCTAAATGATGCGAGTGCGTTTCTCGCCGCGAAGTTCCTTTGCCCGCACGCTGCTGCTCATCGTCACTTTGCTGTTCGTCAGCCTGGTGACGACGTACCTGGTGGTACTGAATTTCGCCATTTTGCCAAGCCTTCAGCAGTTCAATAAAGTCCTCGCCTACGAAGTACGTATGCTGATGACCGATAAACTGCAACTGGAGGATGGCACGCAGCTGGTGGTGCCCCCGGCATTTCGCCGCGAGATCTATCGCGAATTAGGCATTTCTCTCTACTCCAACGAGGCGGCAGAAGATGCCGGCCTGCGTTGGGCGCAGCACTACGAGTTCCTGAGCCAGCAGATGGCGCAGCAGCTCGGCGGCCCGACTGAAGTCCGCGTTGAGGTGAACAAAAGCTCGCCGGTGGTGTGGCTGAAAACCTGGTTGTCGCCCAATATTTGGGTGCGCGTACCGCTCACGGAAATTCATCAGGGCGATTTCTCCCCCCTCTTTCGCTATACGCTGGCAATCATGCTGCTGGCAATCGGCGGCGCGTGGCTCTTTATCCGTATTCAGAACCGACCCCTTGTTGACCTCGAACATGCCGCCCTTAAAGTGGGGAAAGGGCAGATCCCGCCGCCGCTGCGGGAGTATGGCGCATCGGAGGTGCGCTCGGTGACCCGCGCCTTTAACCAGATGGCGGCGGGCGTCAAACAGCTGGCGGATGACCGCACGCTGCTGATGGCAGGCGTCAGCCACGATCTGCGCACGCCGTTAACGCGTATTCGTCTGGCGACCGAGATGATGGGTGAAGAGGATGGCTATCTTGCGGAATCCATTAACAAAGATATCGAAGAGTGCAACGCGATTATCGAGCAGTTTATTGACTACCTGCGTACCGGCCAGGAGATGCCGATGGAAGCAGCAGATCTCAACGCGGTGCTCGGGGAAGTGGTTGCGGCGGAGAGCGGCTACGAACGCGAAATCGACACCGGTCTGCAAGAGGGTGAGATCATCGTGCGTATGCACCCGCTCTCGATTAAACGCGCGGTCGCCAATATGGTGGTCAACGCGGCACGCTACGGCAATGGCTGGATCAAAGTCAGCAGCGGCACGGAGCTGAACCGTGCCTGGTTCCAGGTGGAAGATGATGGTCCAGGCATCAAGCCGGAGCAGCGCGAGCATCTTTTCCAGCCGTTTGTGCGTGGTGACAGCGCCCGCAGCACCAGCGGCACCGGTTTAGGTCTGGCGATTGTGCAGCGTATTGTTGATAACCATAACGGGCTGCTGGAACTGGGCACCAGCGAGCGCGGTGGGCTCTGTATCCGCGCCTGGCTGCCGATCCCTGTCGTGCGCCAGAACGGACAGCTCAAAGAGGTGTAAACCTGTAGCGCTTTGCCCGTCAGGCAAAGCGCTTTTCCCCTTCTATAACGTCGCTTTCAGCGCCAGTAGCGCGTCGCAAAAGGCTTCAGGGTGCGACACAAATGGCGCATGCGCCGCTTTCGGGAAGATAATTGACTCGCTTGCGGGCCACATCTCATCGAGCAGCGGCACAATCTTACGCGGCACCAGCCCATCAAGATGACCATACAGACGCAAAAACGGCAGCGACAGGTTCTGTAACCCCTCGCGCAGATCGACCGTCTTGAGAATCTCCAGCCCGCCGTTCAGCACCTCTGTCGACGGCATATCCAGCGATAAGACGGCGTTTCTCAGCAGGCGCGCATCCTGTCGCGCGGTATCGCTGCCCATAGTTTGCAGCGCCAGAAAGCGCTCAACCGTGCGTTGGAAATCCTCGCTAAGCTGATGCTGAAATCCGGCCAGTACTTCAGGTTTAATCCCCGGCCACGCTTCCCGCGCGCTGAAACAGGGTGAGGAGGCAACGGTCACCAGCGCGCTTACCCGTTCCGGTGCTTGCAGCGCGATCTGGCTTGCCACCAGCCCGCCGAGGCTCCAGCCTAACCATATCGCCTTTTCCGGCGCCTTCGCTAAAACACACTGCGCCATCTGCGCCAGCGTCTGCGCACCAAAACCGAGGCTGCGGCCATAGCCGGGAAGATCGACCAGGTGCAGCGTAAAATGCGAGCTGAGTTCCGCCGTAATGCAATCCCATACTTGTGCATTCAGCCCCCAGCCGTGCAGCAGCACAAGATGCGCATCTCCTTCGCCTTTGGTTTGCCACCAGATGTCACTCATCAGTTATCGTTCTCTTCTTTCACACAAGGAGGTGCAACATGCTAACAGTGCCGGGATTATGCTGGCTATGCCTGATGCCATTAATGCTCAGTCACTGGGGGATCTGCTCGCGCTGTACGCGAAGCCTGCAAAGGCGTGAAAAAGTTTGCCCTTTGTGCGGTTTACCCGCCGCCTGTGAACGGCTTCCCTGCGGGCGCTGTTTACGCCGCGCGCCGCCCTGGCAGCGGCTGATTGCCGTCAGCCGCTATGCACCGCCGCTTAGTCTGCTGGTGCATCAGTTTAAATTCCATCCGCGCCCCGAGATGGCTCCGGCGCTGGCGCGTCTGCTGCTGGCGGTACACAGCACGCGGCGCATCAACGCCCTGCCGCCGCCGGATATGCTGGTGAGCGTGCCATTGCACGGGCGACGTCAGTGGCGTAGAGGGTTTAATCAGAGCGATCTGCTGTGCAGAAGCCTTTCGCACTGGCTGCGCTGCCCTTATCCGCGCGCGGCGCTCAGGCGACGGCGGGCGACGCCGGTTCAGCATCAGCTGGCGGCACGACTACGTAAAAGGAACGTGAAAAACGCCTTCCGTCTTGAATTGCCGGTAGCGGGTCTCCATATCGTTGTTGTGGATGATGTCGTCACCAC is a genomic window containing:
- the gntX gene encoding DNA utilization protein GntX, translated to MLTVPGLCWLCLMPLMLSHWGICSRCTRSLQRREKVCPLCGLPAACERLPCGRCLRRAPPWQRLIAVSRYAPPLSLLVHQFKFHPRPEMAPALARLLLAVHSTRRINALPPPDMLVSVPLHGRRQWRRGFNQSDLLCRSLSHWLRCPYPRAALRRRRATPVQHQLAARLRKRNVKNAFRLELPVAGLHIVVVDDVVTTGSTVAEISQLLLRSGAATVQVWCLCRTL
- the ompR gene encoding two-component system response regulator OmpR translates to MQENYKILVVDDDMRLRALLERYLTEQGFQVRSVANAEQMDRLLTRESFHLMVLDLMLPGEDGLSICRRLRSQSNPMPIIMVTAKGEEVDRIVGLEIGADDYIPKPFNPRELLARIRAVLRRQANELPGAPSQEEAVIAFGKFKLNLGTREMFREDEPMPLTSGEFAVLKALVSHPREPLSRDKLMNLARGREYSAMERSIDVQISRLRRMVEEDPAHPRYIQTVWGLGYVFVPDGAK
- the feoA gene encoding ferrous iron transporter A, whose translation is MQFSPDSAWKILGFSPEISPAWRQKLLSLGMLPGSSFNVVRVAPLGDPVHIETRRVNLVLRKKDLAFLKLEVVSR
- a CDS encoding Tex family protein → MMNDSLCRIIAGELKARNEQVESAVRLLDEGNTVPFIARYRKEVTGGLDDTQLRQLETRLGYLRELEERRQAILKSIGEQGKLSDELAQAINGTLSKTELEDLYLPYKPKRRTRGQIAIEAGLEPLADSLWNDPSQDPEALAATFVDADKGVADSKAALDGARYILMERFAEDAALLAKVRNYLWKNAHLVSTVVAGKEEEGAKFRDYFAHHEPLSTVPSHRALAMFRGRNEGILQLSLNADPQFDEPPKESHGEQIIIDHLGLRLNNAPADSWRKGVVSWTWRIKVLMHLETELMGTVRERAEDEAINVFARNLHDLLMAAPAGLRATMGLDPGLRTGVKVAVVDATGKLVATDTIYPHTGQAAKAAVAVAALCEKHNVELVAIGNGTASRETERFFLDVQKQFPKVTAQKVIVSEAGASVYSASELAALEFPDLDVSLRGAVSIARRLQDPLAELVKIDPKSIGVGQYQHDVSQSQLARKLDAVVEDCVNAVGVDLNTASVPLLTRVAGLTRMMAQNIVAWRDENGQFQNRQQLLKVSRLGPKAFEQCAGFLRINHGDNPLDASTVHPETYPVVERILAATEQSLRDLMGNSTELRKLKASEFTDEQFGVPTVTDIIKELEKPGRDPRPEFKTATFAEGVETLNDLQPGMVLEGAVTNVTNFGAFVDIGVHQDGLVHISSLADKFVEDPHTVVKAGDIVKVKVLEVDLPRKRIALTMRLNEQPGESAPRRGGNGSERDNGNRNAARPAKAARGRDTQPAGNSAMMDALAAAMGKKR
- the envZ gene encoding two-component system sensor histidine kinase EnvZ, which gives rise to MMRVRFSPRSSFARTLLLIVTLLFVSLVTTYLVVLNFAILPSLQQFNKVLAYEVRMLMTDKLQLEDGTQLVVPPAFRREIYRELGISLYSNEAAEDAGLRWAQHYEFLSQQMAQQLGGPTEVRVEVNKSSPVVWLKTWLSPNIWVRVPLTEIHQGDFSPLFRYTLAIMLLAIGGAWLFIRIQNRPLVDLEHAALKVGKGQIPPPLREYGASEVRSVTRAFNQMAAGVKQLADDRTLLMAGVSHDLRTPLTRIRLATEMMGEEDGYLAESINKDIEECNAIIEQFIDYLRTGQEMPMEAADLNAVLGEVVAAESGYEREIDTGLQEGEIIVRMHPLSIKRAVANMVVNAARYGNGWIKVSSGTELNRAWFQVEDDGPGIKPEQREHLFQPFVRGDSARSTSGTGLGLAIVQRIVDNHNGLLELGTSERGGLCIRAWLPIPVVRQNGQLKEV
- the feoB gene encoding Fe(2+) transporter permease subunit FeoB — protein: MKKMTIGLIGNPNSGKTTLFNQLTGARQRVGNWAGVTVERKEGLFTTTDHQVTLVDLPGTYSLTTISAQTSLDEQIACHYILNGDADLLINVVDASNLERNLYLTLQLLELGVPCIIALNMLDIAEKQKLRIDIDALASRLGCPVIPLVSTRGRGIEALKLAIDRHRANDNVELVHYALPLAREADTLAGLMGDALPWQQRRWMGLQMLEGDIYSRANADISDSQLNAALSRLQAEMDDPALHIADARYQAIAAICDTVSNTLTAEPSRFTAAVDRIILNRFLGLPIFLFVMYLMFLFAINIGGAFSPIFDAGSVAIFIHGIQWLGYTLHFPEWLTVFLAQGLGGGVNTVLPLVPQLGMMYLFMSFLEDSGYMARAAFVMDRLMQSLGLPGKSFVPLIVGFGCNVPSVMGARTLDAPRERLITIMMAPFMSCGARLAIFAVFAAAFFGQQGAVAVFSLYLLGVVMAILTGLMLKYTLLRGEASPFVMELPVYHVPHLKSLLLQTWQRLKGFVIRAGKVIIIVSIFLSAMNSFSLNGRTVHNIDDSALASISRLFTPLLEPIGVQGDHWQATVGLVTGAMAKEVVVGTLNTLYTAENIAQEVFDPATFSLSDELIAALEETGNSIKETFSLSVLANPIEASKGDGEMATGTMGVMSQKFGSAAAAYSYLIFVLLYVPCITAMGAIAREASRGWMGFSVLWGLNIAYSLSTLFYQTVTFHQHPLYSLTCILAVLVFNVLVIGVLRRARSRVNVNLLATRRTVASCCDSPASDCH
- the bioH gene encoding pimeloyl-ACP methyl ester esterase BioH, with product MSDIWWQTKGEGDAHLVLLHGWGLNAQVWDCITAELSSHFTLHLVDLPGYGRSLGFGAQTLAQMAQCVLAKAPEKAIWLGWSLGGLVASQIALQAPERVSALVTVASSPCFSAREAWPGIKPEVLAGFQHQLSEDFQRTVERFLALQTMGSDTARQDARLLRNAVLSLDMPSTEVLNGGLEILKTVDLREGLQNLSLPFLRLYGHLDGLVPRKIVPLLDEMWPASESIIFPKAAHAPFVSHPEAFCDALLALKATL
- the greB gene encoding transcription elongation factor GreB — protein: MKTPLITREGYDKLKQELDFLWRQERPEVTKKVTWAASLGDRSENADYQYNKKRLREIDRRVRYLTKCLENLKIVDYSPQQEGKVFFGAWVEIENDDGDTLRFRIVGYDEIFGRKDYISIDSPMARALLKKEVGDVAVVQTPGGEATWYVNEIVYVK
- the feoC gene encoding [Fe-S]-dependent transcriptional repressor FeoC encodes the protein MASLIEVRDLLALQGRMEASQLSLALHTPKALIDAMLARLEAMGRAVRVKEEASGCLSGSCKACPEGKAACSREWWVLR